A genomic stretch from Cuculus canorus isolate bCucCan1 chromosome 30, bCucCan1.pri, whole genome shotgun sequence includes:
- the TMED1 gene encoding transmembrane emp24 domain-containing protein 1 produces MAARWLWLLALWAGAVVSSPPPPPPPDAEVTFVLPAGRRECFYQAAPGNASMETEYQVIGGAGLDVDFTLESPSGLVLVSERRRSDGAHTVEPTEAGDYKLCFDNSFSAISEKLVFFELLFDSARPEEDEDEDEEGDGWAEAVEPEDTLDVKIEDIKESIETMRSRLERSIQMQTLLRAFEARDRNLQESNLGRVNFWSAVNLAVLVVVAVVQVRLLKSLFQDKRPVRT; encoded by the exons ATGGCGGCGCGGTGGCTGTGGCTGTTGGCGCTCTGGGCCGGGGCCGTCGTCTCTtcgccgccgcctcctcctcctcctgacGCCGAGGTGACATTCGTGCTGCCCGCAGGACGCAGGGAGTGCTTCTACCAGGCAGCGCCCGGGAACGCCTCTATGGAGACCGAGTACCAG GTGATCGGCGGGGCTGGCCTGGACGTGGATTTCACCCTGGAGAGCCCCTCGGGTCTGGTGCTGGTGAGCGAGCGGCGCCGCTCGGACGGGGCGCACAC CGTGGAGCCCACCGAAGCCGGCGACTACAAACTCTGCTTCGACAACTCCTTCAGCGCCATCTCGGAGAAGCTGGTGTTCTTCGAGCTCCTCTTCGACAGCGCCCGCCcggaagaggatgaggatgaagacGAGGAAGGTGATGGATGGGCCGAAGCAGTCGAGCCTGAGGACACGCTGGATGTCAAGATCGAGGACATAAAG GAATCCATCGAGACCATGCGGAGCCGCCTGGAGCGGAGCATCCAGATGCAGACGCTGCTGCGAGCCTTCGAGGCGCGGGATCGCAATCTCCAGGAGAGCAACTTGGGCCGCGTGAACTTCTGGTCGGCCGTGAACCTGGCCGTGCTGGTGGTCGTGGCCGTCGTCCAGGTCCGCCTCCTCAAGAGCCTC